A window of Oncorhynchus keta strain PuntledgeMale-10-30-2019 chromosome 27, Oket_V2, whole genome shotgun sequence contains these coding sequences:
- the LOC118359854 gene encoding FERM domain-containing protein 4B-like isoform X1, with amino-acid sequence MTEGRLCQVHLLDDRKLELLVQPKLLSRELLDLVSSHFNLKEKEYFGLTFADDSGQCKYLQLDRRVLEHDFSKKATGPIALNFLVRFYIESITLLKDNTTVELFFLNAKAAVYNGDIEVESENVFKLAANALQEAKGDFSSDETTRTELKKLPTLPNKVLKEHPSLTYCEDRVIEHYKQLKGVSRGQAIVKYLTLVESLPTYGVHYYEVKDKQGIPWWLGISYKGIGQYDLQDKLKPRKLYQWKQLENLYFREKKFAVEVNDPHRRAVTKRTFGQTGLVIHTWYASHSLIKTIWVMAISQHQFYLDRKQSKGKISAAKSLGDIAMDLTEHGGGTKITRLGDNLKHNLIMASTGSLASTGSADSAVDEEQKKEKISELKKKEQEIQDVLTQKTKELKKICLREAELTGKLPKEYPLSAGERPPQVRRRVGTAFKLDDLFPYNEDPYLRNLESRFALQRKIVEAAKKLASEAEICKTVKRKRRRNCQDAMRKLQQVEDEMNKYRIKKGKKPTQRASVIIADELLRSETSSLSDSQILDDDDSDGALRPRSRSVQCSTQVSPARSLDHHHNKSLSRLAAFDGQDASHHFHPREVSSAHSSPAITLPRSPRDPRSMPSTPVMTRNAYSSSHLRTDGNSQSFRHRSGSLESQQRILKDTDSEKPVFTLSPARRSNSTEALEDCSSFTSQSSLDYPGNPHYCTLDSRTRNHQLHRRVEVYGNTGSMPNLVQNHIGCSYLYEPPAHYAPTAYYVAGYPCPDMEPYSNGAYVYENEMEGHYNVNPSYHVHNYHRHERYRTYSTDRADSLAQNPYATMRLPRTRQGPRNEPLQKNMQKALVAEHLRGWYHRSGGHREAGRGLAGYDYDNGSQLSLGYQTMPAPFSHSSRTTSYSSVSSSTSTGNWRSQLAVGVTDYENMTESPQHPHPGAHGNYNRSPTHTRFPPECNVLKRSDTMPVESVEVFGAVANSTEEDH; translated from the exons ATGACGGAGGGGAGACTCTGCCAGGTGCATCTCCTTGACGACAGGAAACTCGAGCTGCTGGttcag CCCAAGCTGTTGTCCCGTGAACTGCTAGACCTGGTGTCTTCCCATTTTAACCTCAAAGAGAAGGAATACTTCGGACTAACGTTTGCTGACGACAG TGGTCAGTGTAAATACTTGCAGTTGGACCGGAGAGTTCTGGAACATGACTTCTCTAAGAAGGCTACTGGGCCTATCGCCCTCAACTTCTTGGTCAG GTTTTACATCGAGAGTATAACACTGCTGAAAGACAACACGACGGTGGAATTATTCTTCCTGAATGCAAAAGCTGCCGTCTACAAT GGGGATATAGAGGTGGAAAGTGAGAATGTCTTCAAATTAGCAGCAAACGCCTTGCAG GAAGCAAAGGGGGATTTCTCAAG TGATGAAACCACCAGAACGGAACTGAAGAAGCTTCCAACTCTTCCCAACAAGGTGCTAAAGGAGCACCCATCACTTACATACTG TGAGGATCGAGTGATAGAGCATTACAAACAGCTGAAAGGAGTCTCCAGAGGACAGGCCATAGTGAA GTATTTGACCCTAGTGGAATCCCTACCCACCTATGGTGTCCATTATTATGAAGTAAAG GACAAGCAAGGCATCCCATGGTGGCTTGGGATCAGCTACAAAGGAATTGGCCAGTATGATTTGCAGGACAAATTGAAACCACGGAAG CTGTACCAGTGGAAGCAACTGGAGAACTTGTATTTTCGGGAGAAGAAATTTGCTGTTGAGGTGAATGACCCTCACAG GCGGGCAGTGACGAAGCGTACATTTGGCCAGACTGGCTTAGTCATCCACACATGGTACGCCAGCCACTCATTGATCAAAACCATCTGGGTCATGGCCATCAGTCAGCATCAGTTTTACTTGGACAGAAAGCAAAGCAAG GGTAAAATAAGTGCAGCGAAAAGTTTGGGTGATATTGCCATGGATTTAACAGAACATGGAGGAGGAACCAAGATAACCAGACTGGGAGATAACCTAAAGCACAACCTTATTATGGCTAGCACTGGCAGCCTGGCGTCAACAG GGTCTGCAGATTCAGCAGTGGACGAGGAGCAGAAAAAGGAGAAGATCTCTGAGCTAAAGAAGAAGGAACAAGAGATCCAAGATGTCTTGACCCAGAAAACAAAGGAGCTGAAGAAAATCTGCTTGAGAGAGGCG GAGCTCACGGGCAAACTGCCCAAAGAGTATCCCCTGTCTGCAGGCGAGAGACCTCCTCAGGTCAGACGGCGAGTTGGCACAGCCTTCAAACTGGATGACCTCTTCCCATACAACGAG GACCCTTATCTGAGGAACCTGGAGAGCAGGTTTGCTCTGCAGCGGAAGATCGTGGAAGCAGCTAAGAAACTGGCCTCGGAGGCAGAGATATGTAAGacggtgaagaggaagaggaggaggaactgTCAGGACGCCATGAGGAAACTGCAGCAGGTCGAGGATGAGATGAACAAGTACAGAATCAAGAAAGGCAAGAAGCCTACCCAAAGAGCCTCTGTGATTATCGCAG ATGAGCTTCTCCGTTCAGAGACGAGCTCGCTGTCAGACAGTCAGATTCTGGATGACG ATGACTCGGATGGTGCTCTGAGGCCCCGGTCACGGTCGGTCCAGTGCTCCACTCAGGTCAGCCCTGCACGTTCCCTGGATCACCACCACAATAAGAGTCTCAGCAGGTTAGCAGCGTTTGACGGCCAGGATGCTTCACATCATTTTCACCCCAGAGAGGTGTCATCTGCACACAGCAGCCCCGCCATAACGTTACCCAGATCTCCACGGGACCCACGCAGCATGCCCTCCACCCCCGTTATGACCCGCAACGCCTACAGCAGCAGCCATCTCAG GACGGATGGGAACTCCCAGTCCTTCAGGCACCGCAGTGGCAGTCTGGAGTCCCAGCAACGGATACTAAAGGATACCGACTCAGAGAAGCCAGTCTTCACCCTGTCCCCTGCCCGCAGGAGCAACAGCACAGAGGCCCTGGAGGACTGCTCCTCCTTCACCAGTCAGTCCAGCCTGGACTACCCAGGCAACCCCCACTACTGCACCTTGGACTCTCGAACCCGCAACCATCAGCTGCACAGGAGGGTGGAGGTCTATGGAAACACAGGCAGTATGCCTAATCTGGTCCAGAATCATATTGGCTGTAGTTATTTGTATGAGCCCCCAGCGCACTATGCACCGACTGCTTACTACGTGGCAGGTTACCCCTGTCCAGACATGGAGCCCTACTCCAACGGTGCTTACGTGTATGAGAACGAGATGGAGGGCCACTACAATGTCAACCCTTCCTACCACGTCCACAATTATCACAGACACGAGCGCTACAGGACCTATAGTACTGATCGAGCGGACAGCCTTGCTCAGAACCCATACGCCACCATGAGATTGCCCCGGACCAGACAGGGGCCCCGCAATGAGCCCTTGCAGAAGAACATGCAGAAGGCTCTGGTGGCTGAGCACCTAAGAGGCTGGTACCACCGCAGCGGTGGccacagagaggcaggcaggggtctggctgggtatgactATGACAACGGCTCTCAGCTTAGCCTGGGATACCAGACCATGCCAGCCCCCTTCAGCCACTCCAGCCGAACCACCTCCTACTCCTCAG TTTCCTCATCAACCAGCACAGGAAACTGGCGCAGCCAGTTGGCTGTGGGTGTAACAGACTATGAGAACATGACAGAGTCACCACAGCACCCTCACCCAGGAGCCCATGGCAATTACAACCGCAGTCCCACCCATACCAG ATTTCCCCCAGAATGCAATGTGTTGAAGAGGTCTGATACAATGCCAGTGGAGTCAGTAGAGGTGTTTGGTGCTGTGGCCAATAGCACTGAGGAAGACCATTAG
- the LOC118359854 gene encoding FERM domain-containing protein 4B-like isoform X2 — protein sequence MTEGRLCQVHLLDDRKLELLVQPKLLSRELLDLVSSHFNLKEKEYFGLTFADDSGQCKYLQLDRRVLEHDFSKKATGPIALNFLVRFYIESITLLKDNTTVELFFLNAKAAVYNGDIEVESENVFKLAANALQEAKGDFSSDETTRTELKKLPTLPNKVLKEHPSLTYCEDRVIEHYKQLKGVSRGQAIVKYLTLVESLPTYGVHYYEVKDKQGIPWWLGISYKGIGQYDLQDKLKPRKLYQWKQLENLYFREKKFAVEVNDPHRRAVTKRTFGQTGLVIHTWYASHSLIKTIWVMAISQHQFYLDRKQSKGKISAAKSLGDIAMDLTEHGGGTKITRLGDNLKHNLIMASTGSLASTGSADSAVDEEQKKEKISELKKKEQEIQDVLTQKTKELKKICLREAELTGKLPKEYPLSAGERPPQVRRRVGTAFKLDDLFPYNEDPYLRNLESRFALQRKIVEAAKKLASEAEICKTVKRKRRRNCQDAMRKLQQVEDEMNKYRIKKGKKPTQRASVIIADELLRSETSSLSDSQILDDDDSDGALRPRSRSVQCSTQVSPARSLDHHHNKSLSRLAAFDGQDASHHFHPREVSSAHSSPAITLPRSPRDPRSMPSTPVMTRNAYSSSHLRTDGNSQSFRHRSGSLESQQRILKDTDSEKPVFTLSPARRSNSTEALEDCSSFTSQSSLDYPGNPHYCTLDSRTRNHQLHRRVEVYGNTGSMPNLVQNHIGCSYLYEPPAHYAPTAYYVAGYPCPDMEPYSNGAYVYENEMEGHYNVNPSYHVHNYHRHERYRTYSTDRADSLAQNPYATMRLPRTRQGPRNEPLQKNMQKALVAEHLRGWYHRSGGHREAGRGLAGYDYDNGSQLSLGYQTMPAPFSHSSRTTSYSSVSSSTSTGNWRSQLAVGVTDYENMTESPQHPHPGAHGNYNRSPTHTRRVYMDGNYMGMH from the exons ATGACGGAGGGGAGACTCTGCCAGGTGCATCTCCTTGACGACAGGAAACTCGAGCTGCTGGttcag CCCAAGCTGTTGTCCCGTGAACTGCTAGACCTGGTGTCTTCCCATTTTAACCTCAAAGAGAAGGAATACTTCGGACTAACGTTTGCTGACGACAG TGGTCAGTGTAAATACTTGCAGTTGGACCGGAGAGTTCTGGAACATGACTTCTCTAAGAAGGCTACTGGGCCTATCGCCCTCAACTTCTTGGTCAG GTTTTACATCGAGAGTATAACACTGCTGAAAGACAACACGACGGTGGAATTATTCTTCCTGAATGCAAAAGCTGCCGTCTACAAT GGGGATATAGAGGTGGAAAGTGAGAATGTCTTCAAATTAGCAGCAAACGCCTTGCAG GAAGCAAAGGGGGATTTCTCAAG TGATGAAACCACCAGAACGGAACTGAAGAAGCTTCCAACTCTTCCCAACAAGGTGCTAAAGGAGCACCCATCACTTACATACTG TGAGGATCGAGTGATAGAGCATTACAAACAGCTGAAAGGAGTCTCCAGAGGACAGGCCATAGTGAA GTATTTGACCCTAGTGGAATCCCTACCCACCTATGGTGTCCATTATTATGAAGTAAAG GACAAGCAAGGCATCCCATGGTGGCTTGGGATCAGCTACAAAGGAATTGGCCAGTATGATTTGCAGGACAAATTGAAACCACGGAAG CTGTACCAGTGGAAGCAACTGGAGAACTTGTATTTTCGGGAGAAGAAATTTGCTGTTGAGGTGAATGACCCTCACAG GCGGGCAGTGACGAAGCGTACATTTGGCCAGACTGGCTTAGTCATCCACACATGGTACGCCAGCCACTCATTGATCAAAACCATCTGGGTCATGGCCATCAGTCAGCATCAGTTTTACTTGGACAGAAAGCAAAGCAAG GGTAAAATAAGTGCAGCGAAAAGTTTGGGTGATATTGCCATGGATTTAACAGAACATGGAGGAGGAACCAAGATAACCAGACTGGGAGATAACCTAAAGCACAACCTTATTATGGCTAGCACTGGCAGCCTGGCGTCAACAG GGTCTGCAGATTCAGCAGTGGACGAGGAGCAGAAAAAGGAGAAGATCTCTGAGCTAAAGAAGAAGGAACAAGAGATCCAAGATGTCTTGACCCAGAAAACAAAGGAGCTGAAGAAAATCTGCTTGAGAGAGGCG GAGCTCACGGGCAAACTGCCCAAAGAGTATCCCCTGTCTGCAGGCGAGAGACCTCCTCAGGTCAGACGGCGAGTTGGCACAGCCTTCAAACTGGATGACCTCTTCCCATACAACGAG GACCCTTATCTGAGGAACCTGGAGAGCAGGTTTGCTCTGCAGCGGAAGATCGTGGAAGCAGCTAAGAAACTGGCCTCGGAGGCAGAGATATGTAAGacggtgaagaggaagaggaggaggaactgTCAGGACGCCATGAGGAAACTGCAGCAGGTCGAGGATGAGATGAACAAGTACAGAATCAAGAAAGGCAAGAAGCCTACCCAAAGAGCCTCTGTGATTATCGCAG ATGAGCTTCTCCGTTCAGAGACGAGCTCGCTGTCAGACAGTCAGATTCTGGATGACG ATGACTCGGATGGTGCTCTGAGGCCCCGGTCACGGTCGGTCCAGTGCTCCACTCAGGTCAGCCCTGCACGTTCCCTGGATCACCACCACAATAAGAGTCTCAGCAGGTTAGCAGCGTTTGACGGCCAGGATGCTTCACATCATTTTCACCCCAGAGAGGTGTCATCTGCACACAGCAGCCCCGCCATAACGTTACCCAGATCTCCACGGGACCCACGCAGCATGCCCTCCACCCCCGTTATGACCCGCAACGCCTACAGCAGCAGCCATCTCAG GACGGATGGGAACTCCCAGTCCTTCAGGCACCGCAGTGGCAGTCTGGAGTCCCAGCAACGGATACTAAAGGATACCGACTCAGAGAAGCCAGTCTTCACCCTGTCCCCTGCCCGCAGGAGCAACAGCACAGAGGCCCTGGAGGACTGCTCCTCCTTCACCAGTCAGTCCAGCCTGGACTACCCAGGCAACCCCCACTACTGCACCTTGGACTCTCGAACCCGCAACCATCAGCTGCACAGGAGGGTGGAGGTCTATGGAAACACAGGCAGTATGCCTAATCTGGTCCAGAATCATATTGGCTGTAGTTATTTGTATGAGCCCCCAGCGCACTATGCACCGACTGCTTACTACGTGGCAGGTTACCCCTGTCCAGACATGGAGCCCTACTCCAACGGTGCTTACGTGTATGAGAACGAGATGGAGGGCCACTACAATGTCAACCCTTCCTACCACGTCCACAATTATCACAGACACGAGCGCTACAGGACCTATAGTACTGATCGAGCGGACAGCCTTGCTCAGAACCCATACGCCACCATGAGATTGCCCCGGACCAGACAGGGGCCCCGCAATGAGCCCTTGCAGAAGAACATGCAGAAGGCTCTGGTGGCTGAGCACCTAAGAGGCTGGTACCACCGCAGCGGTGGccacagagaggcaggcaggggtctggctgggtatgactATGACAACGGCTCTCAGCTTAGCCTGGGATACCAGACCATGCCAGCCCCCTTCAGCCACTCCAGCCGAACCACCTCCTACTCCTCAG TTTCCTCATCAACCAGCACAGGAAACTGGCGCAGCCAGTTGGCTGTGGGTGTAACAGACTATGAGAACATGACAGAGTCACCACAGCACCCTCACCCAGGAGCCCATGGCAATTACAACCGCAGTCCCACCCATACCAG